From Solwaraspora sp. WMMD1047, the proteins below share one genomic window:
- a CDS encoding MerR family transcriptional regulator: MESSLRTDTGQLPVVDDSTLSVGAAAERVGLTAYTLRWYEQEGLVAPVGRDSAGRRRYRPQDLDWLHLLTRLRRTGMPVRDMRRYTDLARQGDHTLGARRELFEAHRDRVLARMAELEDDLKVLNYKIDLYRQMEAETPPAGH, from the coding sequence GTGGAGTCCTCACTGCGAACCGACACCGGACAGCTCCCGGTGGTCGACGACTCGACCCTGTCGGTCGGCGCCGCCGCCGAGCGGGTCGGCCTCACCGCCTACACCCTGCGCTGGTACGAGCAGGAGGGCCTGGTCGCCCCGGTCGGCCGGGACTCGGCCGGTCGGCGCCGCTACCGCCCGCAGGATCTGGACTGGCTGCACCTGCTGACCAGGCTGCGCCGGACCGGGATGCCGGTCCGCGACATGCGCCGCTACACCGACCTGGCCCGCCAGGGCGACCACACCCTGGGAGCCCGCCGGGAGCTGTTCGAGGCGCACCGGGACCGGGTGCTGGCCCGGATGGCGGAGCTGGAGGACGACCTGAAGGTACTCAACTACAAGATCGACCTCTATCGCCAGATGGAGGCGGAGACGCCGCCCGCCGGCCACTGA
- a CDS encoding alpha/beta hydrolase, whose protein sequence is MPYITVGAENYAPIDLYYEDHGSGQPVVLIHGFPYGGSSWEKQVGPLLDAGYRTITYDRRGFGNSSQPAMGYDYDTFAADLNTIMTDLDLRDAILVGHSMGTGEVTRYLGAYGSERVSSAVLISPLAPFLLKTPDNPDGVDQSLFDGFKRDIVADRFKYLTSFVTSFFSFEENRGKRVSDEAFRAHWNIGARASAIGTLHSVDAWLTDFRPDLPRIDVPVLIIQGDKDAVLPYPVTGQRLHSMLPGSKLVTLQGAPHGIPWTHGDEINRAMMEFVARAPAMSAR, encoded by the coding sequence ATGCCGTACATCACCGTCGGCGCGGAGAACTACGCGCCGATCGACCTGTACTACGAGGACCACGGCTCCGGGCAGCCGGTGGTGCTCATCCACGGGTTCCCCTACGGAGGTTCGTCCTGGGAGAAGCAGGTGGGTCCGCTGCTCGACGCCGGCTACCGGACCATCACCTACGACCGGCGCGGCTTCGGCAATTCCAGCCAACCCGCCATGGGCTACGACTACGACACCTTCGCGGCCGATCTGAACACCATCATGACCGACCTGGACCTACGGGACGCCATCCTCGTCGGGCACTCGATGGGGACCGGTGAGGTGACCCGCTACCTCGGCGCCTACGGCTCCGAACGGGTCAGCAGCGCGGTGCTGATCAGCCCGCTGGCGCCGTTCCTGCTGAAGACGCCGGACAACCCGGACGGGGTGGATCAGAGCCTGTTCGACGGGTTCAAGCGGGACATCGTGGCGGACCGGTTCAAGTACCTGACCAGCTTCGTCACCTCGTTCTTCAGTTTCGAGGAGAACCGCGGCAAGCGGGTCAGCGACGAGGCGTTCCGGGCGCACTGGAACATCGGTGCCCGGGCGTCGGCGATCGGCACCCTGCACAGCGTCGACGCGTGGCTCACCGACTTCCGGCCGGACCTGCCCCGCATCGACGTTCCGGTGCTGATCATCCAGGGCGACAAGGACGCCGTGCTGCCGTACCCGGTGACCGGGCAGCGACTGCACTCGATGCTGCCCGGCAGCAAGCTGGTGACCCTGCAGGGGGCGCCGCACGGCATCCCGTGGACGCACGGCGACGAGATCAACCGGGCGATGATGGAGTTCGTCGCCCGGGCACCGGCCATGTCGGCCCGCTGA
- a CDS encoding anthranilate synthase component I encodes MTTGAVSPDESTFHELARDRRVVPVIRRLLADGETPVGVYRKLAGGPGTFLLESAEQGAGSGGTAWSRYSFIGVRSAATLTERDGRAQWLGTPPPGLPTGGDPVAVLRETVAALTGPAGPVDPGLPPLTGGMVGYLGYDFVRRLERLPSLTEDDLRLPELGLMLATDLVVLDHFEGTAILVANAVLPAIPEPAGAAEPGAAEPGAAEPGAAEPGAAESRAAGSSAGGSSAGDGGDRAAAVAAAYHHAVGRLDAMTSALSRPNPPMISTVGVAAPGEVTSRTPEGGYPKAVDEAKEAIRAGECFQIVLAQRFERATRADPLDVYRVLRATNPSPYMYLLRFDGFDIVGSSPEAHLKVTAGADGDRRAMLHPIAGTRPRGATPEQDARLAAELLADPKERAEHVMLVDLGRNDLGRVCRPGSVEVPEFATIERYSHVMHIVSTVVGTLRPEQTAFDALAATFPAGTLSGAPKVRAMEIIEELELTRRGLYGGTVGYFGFGGDLDMAIAIRTALIRDGRAYVQAGAGIVADSDPAAEDRETRSKAAAVLAAIAAAETIRPAR; translated from the coding sequence GTGACCACCGGCGCGGTCAGCCCCGACGAGTCGACCTTCCACGAGCTGGCCCGGGACCGGCGGGTGGTGCCGGTCATCCGCCGGCTGCTCGCCGACGGCGAGACACCGGTCGGCGTGTACCGGAAGCTGGCCGGTGGGCCCGGCACCTTCCTGCTGGAATCGGCCGAGCAGGGCGCCGGCTCCGGCGGCACCGCCTGGTCCCGCTACTCCTTCATCGGCGTCCGCAGCGCCGCCACCCTGACCGAGCGGGACGGCCGCGCCCAGTGGCTCGGCACCCCGCCGCCCGGCCTGCCGACCGGCGGGGACCCGGTGGCGGTGCTCCGGGAGACCGTGGCGGCCCTGACCGGGCCGGCCGGACCGGTCGACCCGGGCCTGCCACCGCTGACCGGCGGGATGGTCGGCTACCTCGGGTACGACTTCGTTCGCCGGCTGGAGCGGCTGCCCTCGCTCACCGAGGACGACCTGCGGCTGCCCGAGCTGGGGCTGATGCTCGCCACCGACCTGGTGGTGCTGGACCACTTCGAGGGTACGGCGATCCTGGTCGCCAACGCCGTCCTGCCGGCCATACCCGAACCGGCCGGCGCGGCCGAGCCCGGCGCGGCCGAGCCCGGCGCGGCCGAGCCCGGCGCGGCCGAGCCCGGCGCGGCCGAGTCGCGCGCGGCCGGGTCCAGCGCGGGCGGGTCCAGCGCGGGTGACGGCGGCGACCGGGCGGCGGCGGTGGCCGCGGCGTACCACCACGCGGTCGGGCGGCTGGACGCGATGACCAGCGCGCTGTCCCGCCCCAACCCGCCGATGATCTCCACGGTCGGGGTCGCGGCGCCGGGCGAGGTGACCAGCCGGACCCCCGAGGGCGGCTACCCGAAGGCGGTGGACGAGGCGAAGGAGGCGATCCGGGCCGGCGAGTGCTTCCAGATCGTGCTCGCCCAGCGGTTCGAGCGGGCCACCCGGGCCGACCCGCTCGACGTCTACCGGGTGCTGCGGGCCACCAACCCGAGCCCGTACATGTACCTGCTGCGGTTCGACGGGTTCGACATCGTCGGCTCGTCCCCGGAGGCGCACCTCAAGGTCACCGCCGGCGCCGACGGCGACCGGCGGGCCATGCTGCACCCGATCGCCGGCACCCGGCCGCGCGGCGCCACCCCGGAGCAGGACGCCCGGCTCGCCGCCGAGCTGCTCGCCGACCCGAAGGAACGCGCCGAGCACGTGATGCTGGTCGACCTGGGCCGCAACGACCTGGGTCGGGTCTGCCGGCCGGGCAGCGTGGAGGTGCCCGAGTTCGCCACCATCGAGCGGTACAGCCACGTCATGCACATCGTCTCGACCGTGGTGGGCACCCTGCGGCCCGAGCAGACGGCGTTCGACGCGCTGGCGGCGACCTTCCCGGCCGGCACCCTCTCCGGCGCCCCCAAGGTGCGGGCCATGGAGATCATCGAGGAGCTGGAGCTGACCCGGCGCGGCCTGTACGGCGGCACGGTCGGCTACTTCGGCTTCGGCGGCGACCTGGACATGGCGATCGCCATCCGGACCGCGCTGATCCGCGACGGCCGGGCCTACGTGCAGGCCGGCGCCGGCATCGTCGCCGACTCCGACCCGGCCGCCGAGGACCGGGAGACCCGCAGCAAGGCCGCCGCCGTGCTGGCCGCGATCGCGGCCGCCGAAACCATCCGACCGGCACGATGA
- a CDS encoding ABC transporter ATP-binding protein codes for MTAAAPGVERTEGTWRTLRRGLALSPELRIGLAGTLLLALVSMIGRAAVPVAVQQGIDRGLRASGGPDLDVVGLVVAVTAAVLVITTCCGYLMMRRLFTVSETALAGVRTRAFRHVHDLSMLHQQSERRGSLVSRVTSDVDQITQFLQWGGVILLVSVGQVLVTSIVMAVYSWQLTLVVFAAFVPALLVIRGFQRRLAAAYGQVRQRMGTLLAVVSESVVGAPVIRAYGVSARTAARLDEAIDGHRVAQQRAIRTSVISFSTGEIAAGVALAAVVLLGVRLGVAGELGIGELTAFLLLVTLFIQPIQIATEVLNEAQNAIAGWRRVLDVLDVEPDVADPGTEGVPLPAGPLDVRFVGVNFAYPGGPPVLSDVTVDIAAKSRVAVVGETGSGKTTFAKLLTRLMDPTAGQVLLSGVPLDRVRFASLRSRVVMVPQDGFLFDATVADNVRFGRPGLSDEELALAFTELGLADWVDGLPAGLATPVGERGEALSVGERQLVALARAYVADPDLLVLDEATSAVDPATEVRLQRTLDAVTRGRTTVAIAHRLSTAQSADEVIVVDRGRIVQRGPHDDLVRDPDSIYGQLFASWLEQTR; via the coding sequence TGCGGATCGGGCTGGCCGGCACGCTGCTGCTGGCGCTGGTGTCGATGATCGGCCGGGCCGCCGTGCCGGTGGCCGTGCAGCAGGGCATCGACCGTGGCCTGCGGGCCTCGGGCGGGCCGGACCTGGACGTGGTCGGCCTGGTGGTGGCCGTGACCGCCGCGGTCCTGGTGATCACCACCTGCTGCGGCTACCTGATGATGCGCCGGCTCTTCACGGTCAGCGAGACCGCGCTGGCCGGGGTCCGGACCCGGGCGTTCCGACATGTGCACGACCTGTCCATGCTGCACCAGCAGTCGGAACGGCGCGGGTCGCTGGTGTCCCGGGTGACCAGCGACGTCGACCAGATCACCCAGTTCCTCCAGTGGGGCGGCGTCATCCTGCTGGTCAGCGTCGGTCAGGTGCTCGTCACGTCGATCGTGATGGCGGTCTACTCCTGGCAGTTGACGCTCGTGGTCTTCGCCGCGTTCGTGCCGGCGCTGCTGGTTATCCGGGGTTTCCAGCGCCGGCTGGCCGCCGCCTACGGGCAGGTCCGGCAGCGGATGGGCACCCTGCTCGCGGTGGTCTCCGAAAGCGTGGTCGGGGCGCCGGTGATCCGCGCGTACGGCGTCTCCGCGCGCACCGCCGCCCGGCTGGACGAGGCCATCGACGGACACCGGGTGGCGCAGCAGCGGGCGATCCGGACCAGCGTGATCAGCTTCTCCACCGGCGAGATCGCCGCCGGAGTGGCGCTGGCCGCGGTGGTGCTGCTCGGCGTCCGGCTGGGGGTGGCGGGTGAGCTGGGCATCGGCGAGCTGACCGCGTTCCTGCTGCTGGTCACCCTCTTCATCCAGCCGATCCAGATCGCCACCGAGGTGCTCAACGAGGCGCAGAACGCGATCGCCGGCTGGCGTCGGGTGCTGGACGTGCTCGATGTGGAGCCGGACGTCGCCGACCCGGGTACCGAGGGGGTGCCGCTGCCGGCCGGCCCGCTCGACGTCCGCTTCGTCGGGGTGAACTTCGCCTATCCGGGTGGCCCGCCGGTGCTCTCCGACGTCACCGTCGACATCGCCGCCAAGAGCCGGGTGGCGGTGGTCGGCGAGACCGGCAGCGGCAAGACCACCTTCGCCAAGCTGCTCACCCGGCTGATGGACCCCACCGCCGGGCAGGTGCTGCTCTCCGGCGTACCGCTGGACCGGGTGCGGTTCGCCTCGCTGCGGTCCCGGGTGGTGATGGTGCCGCAGGACGGCTTCCTGTTCGACGCGACGGTGGCCGACAACGTCCGGTTCGGCCGGCCCGGCCTCAGCGACGAGGAGCTGGCGCTGGCCTTCACCGAGCTGGGCCTGGCGGACTGGGTGGACGGCCTGCCGGCCGGGCTGGCCACCCCGGTCGGTGAGCGCGGCGAGGCGCTGAGCGTCGGGGAGCGCCAGCTGGTCGCGCTGGCCCGGGCGTACGTCGCCGACCCGGACCTGCTGGTGCTGGACGAGGCGACGAGCGCGGTGGACCCGGCGACCGAGGTCCGGTTGCAGCGCACCCTGGACGCGGTGACCCGGGGGCGGACCACGGTCGCCATCGCGCACCGGCTCTCCACCGCCCAGTCCGCGGACGAGGTGATCGTGGTCGACCGGGGCCGGATCGTCCAGCGTGGCCCCCACGACGACCTGGTCCGCGACCCGGACTCGATCTACGGCCAGCTCTTCGCGTCCTGGCTGGAACAAACGCGCTAG
- a CDS encoding DUF2470 domain-containing protein yields the protein MQPSPAEVARTLATGHLAGRVQVAYRPGAHQVRHAVDRQGRVLLLVSIVDDLALALLPVTGADDAAVVLDVQDLPPAAGAPSLGRVWISGWAAPLTGPDARRAALDFADVDPTGDLLDVGTRLTIYRFDAAEVRLERAGAMIDIDPKEYAEAEPDPLHRIERDLLADLADHHAPEIADFIRRQLGASAERVPAGSPEPRVVRMDRYGLLVALGAYTAPRWARLAFPRPLCGHADLVRLLHPVICRRGREHPGHETHAEPIAHPNPAARGDRA from the coding sequence ATGCAGCCCAGTCCCGCCGAGGTCGCCCGAACCCTGGCCACCGGCCACCTGGCCGGGCGGGTGCAGGTCGCCTACCGTCCCGGCGCCCACCAGGTCCGCCACGCCGTCGACCGGCAGGGCCGGGTGCTGCTGCTCGTGTCGATAGTGGACGATCTAGCCCTGGCGCTGCTGCCGGTGACCGGCGCGGACGACGCCGCCGTGGTGCTCGACGTCCAGGACCTGCCGCCGGCGGCCGGCGCGCCGTCGCTGGGCCGGGTCTGGATCTCCGGCTGGGCCGCGCCGCTGACCGGACCCGACGCCCGCCGGGCCGCGCTGGACTTCGCCGACGTCGACCCGACCGGTGACCTGCTCGACGTCGGCACCCGGCTGACGATCTACCGGTTCGACGCCGCCGAGGTCCGGCTGGAACGCGCCGGCGCGATGATCGACATCGACCCCAAGGAGTACGCCGAGGCCGAGCCGGATCCGCTGCACCGCATCGAGCGGGACCTGCTCGCCGACCTCGCCGACCACCACGCGCCGGAGATCGCCGACTTCATCCGCCGCCAGCTCGGCGCCAGCGCCGAGCGGGTCCCCGCCGGCTCCCCGGAGCCGAGGGTGGTGCGGATGGACCGCTACGGGCTACTGGTGGCGCTCGGCGCGTACACCGCGCCCCGGTGGGCCAGGCTGGCGTTCCCCCGCCCACTGTGCGGCCACGCCGACCTGGTCCGGCTCCTGCACCCGGTGATCTGCCGGCGCGGCCGCGAACACCCCGGCCACGAGACGCACGCGGAGCCGATCGCCCACCCCAACCCCGCCGCCCGGGGGGACCGGGCCTGA
- a CDS encoding TetR family transcriptional regulator: MARRTGRRPGNPDTREAILAAAGSAFAERGFDRASIRAIATDAGVDPALVHHYFGTKDQLFLATIRSPVDPRALLPEVLAGGVDGLGERLARLFLRVWDSPAGAGGVALLRSAVGSEWGSRLLREFLVTQVLRRVLAQVDLDPREAPLRTSLVASQLLGLATMRYIVKLEPLASAPAEAVAAAVGPTLQRYLTGDLADAADLLTTPAPPTATGPGGAGAAPPADR, encoded by the coding sequence ATGGCACGACGGACCGGTCGACGGCCCGGCAACCCGGACACCCGGGAGGCGATCCTCGCCGCCGCCGGGTCGGCGTTCGCCGAACGCGGGTTCGACCGCGCCTCGATCCGCGCCATCGCCACCGACGCCGGGGTCGATCCGGCGCTGGTGCACCACTACTTCGGCACCAAGGACCAGCTCTTCCTGGCCACCATCCGCTCCCCGGTCGACCCGCGCGCCCTGCTGCCGGAGGTGCTGGCGGGCGGGGTCGACGGGCTCGGCGAGCGGCTGGCGCGGCTCTTCCTGCGGGTCTGGGACTCGCCCGCCGGCGCGGGCGGAGTGGCCCTGCTGCGGTCGGCGGTGGGCAGCGAGTGGGGCAGCCGGCTGCTCCGCGAGTTCCTGGTGACGCAGGTGTTGCGCCGGGTGCTGGCCCAGGTGGACCTCGATCCCCGGGAGGCGCCGCTGCGCACCTCCCTGGTCGCCTCACAACTGCTGGGGCTGGCCACGATGCGCTACATCGTCAAGCTGGAGCCGCTGGCGTCGGCGCCGGCCGAGGCGGTGGCCGCCGCGGTCGGCCCCACCCTGCAGCGCTATCTCACCGGCGACCTGGCCGACGCCGCCGACCTGCTGACGACGCCGGCGCCGCCGACCGCCACCGGGCCGGGCGGCGCCGGCGCGGCGCCGCCGGCTGACCGGTGA
- the rpsD gene encoding 30S ribosomal protein S4 — translation MNKPRPKAKLSRALGIPLTRKCVRYFERRPFPPGVHGRQRRRTSDYQVRLLEKQRLRHQYNISETQLRRAFDDAVQGPGKTGDSLVSLLERRLDAVVHRAGLARTIYQARQLVAHGHFTVDGTKVDRPSYRLRPGQVVAVRERSRSKPPFQLAAAGAHAPEGPGAAYLSVSLADLRATLVREPARREVPVICDEQLVVEYYSR, via the coding sequence GTGAACAAGCCGCGACCCAAGGCGAAGTTGTCCCGTGCCCTGGGCATCCCGCTCACCCGCAAGTGCGTCAGGTACTTCGAGCGGCGCCCGTTCCCACCCGGGGTCCACGGCCGGCAGCGCCGCCGCACCTCCGACTACCAGGTCCGGCTCCTGGAGAAGCAGCGGCTCCGGCACCAGTACAACATCAGCGAAACCCAGCTCCGGCGCGCTTTCGACGACGCCGTGCAGGGCCCGGGCAAGACCGGCGACAGCCTGGTCAGCCTCCTCGAACGGCGACTCGACGCGGTGGTCCACCGGGCCGGCCTGGCCCGCACCATCTACCAGGCCCGCCAACTCGTCGCGCACGGACACTTCACCGTGGACGGAACGAAGGTGGACCGGCCGTCGTACCGGCTGCGGCCCGGCCAGGTGGTCGCGGTCCGGGAGCGCAGTCGCAGCAAGCCGCCGTTCCAGCTCGCGGCGGCCGGCGCGCACGCCCCCGAGGGACCCGGCGCCGCGTACCTGTCGGTGAGCCTCGCCGACCTGCGCGCCACCCTGGTCCGCGAACCGGCCCGGCGCGAGGTCCCGGTGATCTGCGACGAACAGCTCGTCGTCGAGTACTACTCACGCTGA
- a CDS encoding ABC transporter ATP-binding protein yields METAIEVRDLEIRRGKRPVLHGLSCRIPRGSVTGLLGPSGSGKTTLMRAVVGVQIVAGGTITVLGEPAGAPRLRHRIGYLTQAPSVYADLTVRENARYFAALHGVPAADADRAVADVGLAGAAGQLVGTLSGGQRSRASLACALVGGPELLVLDEPTVGQDPVLRADLWARFHALAAAGTTLLVSSHVMDEAARCDRLLLIRQGRLIAEDTPAAVRAAAGTDDLDEAFLRLIEASTRAAESDSGRAVTR; encoded by the coding sequence ATGGAGACCGCCATCGAGGTTCGCGACCTCGAGATACGACGCGGCAAGCGGCCGGTCCTGCACGGCCTGAGCTGTCGGATCCCGCGTGGCAGCGTCACCGGGCTGCTCGGCCCGAGCGGCAGCGGGAAGACCACTCTGATGCGGGCCGTGGTCGGCGTCCAGATCGTCGCCGGCGGCACGATCACCGTGCTGGGTGAACCGGCCGGCGCACCCCGCCTGCGCCACCGGATCGGCTACCTCACCCAGGCGCCGAGCGTCTACGCCGACCTGACGGTGCGGGAGAACGCCCGCTACTTCGCCGCCCTGCACGGCGTGCCGGCCGCCGACGCGGACCGGGCCGTCGCCGACGTCGGCCTGGCCGGAGCGGCCGGCCAGCTCGTCGGCACCCTCTCCGGCGGCCAACGCAGCCGCGCCTCGCTGGCCTGCGCCCTCGTCGGCGGACCCGAACTGCTGGTGCTCGACGAACCCACGGTCGGCCAGGACCCGGTGCTGCGGGCCGACCTGTGGGCCCGGTTCCACGCGCTGGCCGCGGCCGGCACCACCCTGCTGGTCTCCAGCCACGTGATGGACGAGGCGGCCCGCTGCGACCGGCTGCTGCTCATCCGCCAGGGGCGGCTGATCGCCGAGGACACCCCGGCGGCGGTCCGCGCCGCGGCCGGCACCGACGACCTCGACGAGGCGTTCCTCCGCCTGATCGAGGCGAGCACCAGGGCGGCCGAGTCCGACTCCGGCCGGGCGGTGACCCGATGA
- a CDS encoding ABC transporter permease, giving the protein MNPRILAATVGRILRQLRHDRRTVALLLVVPALLLTVVYFMYADQPSVPGQPTTFDRVALVMLGIFPFVIMFLVTSIAMLRERTSGTLERLLTTPLGRLDLLFGYGIAFGLAAAVQASVAAGFAYWVFDLDTAGSSGLVILIAVLNAVLGVALGLFCSAFARTEFQAVQFMPVVVIPQILLCGLFVARDQMAGWLQAVSDVLPLSYAVEALQEVGAHAEPTGTMWRDLAVVGGAVLVALVLAAATLRRRTG; this is encoded by the coding sequence ATGAACCCTCGCATCCTTGCTGCCACCGTCGGGCGCATCCTGCGCCAACTGCGCCACGACCGGCGTACGGTCGCACTGCTGCTCGTGGTGCCGGCGCTGCTGCTCACGGTGGTCTACTTCATGTACGCCGACCAGCCGTCGGTGCCCGGCCAGCCGACCACCTTCGACCGGGTCGCCCTGGTCATGCTGGGCATCTTCCCCTTCGTGATCATGTTCCTGGTGACCAGCATCGCGATGCTGCGCGAGCGCACCTCGGGCACGCTGGAGCGGTTGCTCACCACCCCGCTCGGCCGGCTCGACCTGCTGTTCGGCTACGGCATCGCGTTCGGGCTCGCGGCGGCCGTGCAGGCGAGCGTCGCGGCCGGCTTCGCCTACTGGGTGTTCGACCTGGACACGGCCGGCAGCAGCGGGCTGGTCATCCTGATCGCCGTGCTCAACGCCGTCCTCGGGGTGGCCCTGGGGCTGTTCTGCAGCGCCTTCGCCCGCACCGAGTTCCAGGCCGTACAGTTCATGCCGGTCGTGGTGATCCCGCAGATCCTGCTCTGCGGCCTGTTCGTCGCGCGGGACCAGATGGCCGGCTGGCTGCAGGCGGTCAGCGACGTCCTGCCGCTGTCGTACGCGGTCGAGGCGCTCCAGGAGGTCGGCGCGCACGCCGAGCCGACCGGCACCATGTGGCGGGACCTCGCGGTGGTCGGCGGTGCCGTGCTGGTGGCGCTGGTGCTCGCGGCGGCCACCCTGCGGCGGCGGACCGGCTGA
- the hisI gene encoding phosphoribosyl-AMP cyclohydrolase produces MPVSDRPVAAPPAASSPPAPGPARPSALDPAIARRLRRTADGLVAAVVRQHDSGEVLMLAWMDDEALHRTLTTGRATYWSRSRREYWVKGATSGHHQYVRAVALDCDGDTVLVSVDQVGAACHTGRRTCFSDELPVSSPVPADGDARESA; encoded by the coding sequence GTGCCAGTCTCCGACCGACCCGTGGCCGCCCCGCCCGCCGCCAGCAGCCCGCCCGCGCCCGGCCCGGCGCGACCCTCCGCGCTCGATCCGGCGATCGCCCGCCGGCTGCGCCGCACCGCCGACGGTCTGGTGGCCGCCGTGGTCCGGCAGCACGACTCGGGGGAGGTGCTGATGCTGGCCTGGATGGACGACGAGGCGCTGCACCGCACCCTCACCACCGGCCGGGCCACCTACTGGTCCCGCAGCCGCCGGGAGTACTGGGTGAAGGGCGCCACCTCCGGCCACCACCAGTACGTCCGCGCGGTGGCGCTGGACTGCGACGGCGACACGGTGCTGGTCAGCGTGGACCAGGTCGGCGCGGCCTGCCACACCGGCCGCCGGACCTGCTTCTCCGACGAGCTGCCGGTCAGCTCGCCCGTTCCGGCCGACGGCGACGCCCGGGAGTCGGCGTGA